The following are from one region of the Gossypium hirsutum isolate 1008001.06 chromosome D03, Gossypium_hirsutum_v2.1, whole genome shotgun sequence genome:
- the LOC107932334 gene encoding disease resistance protein TAO1 isoform X1: protein MVQRWRNALKEVAAIGGMVLQDRHESQFIQDIVNEVQNKLHLISLYVPPYLVGIDSLMTQINQWLEQDGANKVGIATICGIGGIGKTTIAKVVYNQNIPSFEGYSFLADVRETSQDCNGLVRLQRQLISDILKGKSHKIYNIDNGINKIKEIVCCRRVLLVLDDVDELGKIRKLMGTQIPFHPGSKIIITSRNRCLLNAHFISQMFDLEASTSCGGLSKLFEVKELASSESLQLFNWYAFGHNSVPKSSMAYARSLVKHCGGLPLALQVLGSSLSSKSVSSWKSALEKLEEIPDSKIQEILRISYDSLEDDHDKNLFLDIVCLFIGKDRDYTTTILDGCDFYTTIGIENLVGRSLLIINEKNKLMMHQMIRDMGQEIIRQESSDIGKRSRLWHKNAFDVIREKIGSRTVKCLTLDLKGLLEDKAKRTNTTLHFPKHSKSQFLMSNDVDMETQAFAKMKRLKLLQLDYVRLKGDFKDFPKRLRWLRWRGFCMQSFPVDFDMNEIVVLDMRNSKLKQVWKDTECLPNLKILNLNHSHSLLKTPSFSGLPSLEKLMLKDCINLVEVDQSIGELKLLTFLNLKDCTSLRHLPRTIGSLISLEQLILSGCSRLDDVPRELHNMESLKVLNLDETAIYQSRLGLHWLLLKRSKGLGFSWASLPSSLVKLSLESCKLSNDVMPNDLCNLASLKSLNLSRNPIHYLPESLKNLTKLEELLLTSCTELQMIPKLPVLLNVSECKFIFGDNSPFRGSGINNVPCFFSSTRCVIFGCEKLTEVEDLFKLEPIENFEAEEIRRLFNVDSINGNRLQLYSYLTDSIMLATPQVLQERGITSTFVVGSEIPIGFKHGTNEHRISFFLPTPAHPDEKIHWFSLCIVFSLASDQMSEFLPCVHIFNETKTIMLRYRSSFIGIPQTNDKTMLWLIHWPVTDFQFEGGDLVSCMVVPIHLSIRKFGVTYESKHNIKYEYGFSHLSTGDEVSTRHIKMDQTKHLLSLESYGNAKVQFCSYIEESKMVASPQVLYDYGIITTFDPVPFDYSGYYYGHQAGKTEVSISVPPNSSQNISCFLNSIIIFSAKNDKTYGFLPCLEIVNETKGTKWTYSKHFMGIPETKNTLYWTTCWNFRGDELEAGDHVSLRVLSDLSVLEFGIDLVYDYELDDNPNIFNQLPWMSKCFKYLLGIFVYISSKSQKDLYRLQSLVKC, encoded by the exons ATGGTACAAAGATGGAGGAATGCTTTAAAAGAAGTTGCGGCTATAGGAGGCATGGTTCTACAAGACAG GCATGAATCACAATTCATTCAAGATATTGTTAATGAAGTTCAAAATAAACTTCATCTTATTTCTTTGTATGTCCCTCCTTATTTAGTTGGAATAGATTCTCTCATGACACAAATTAATCAATGGTTAGAACAAGATGGAGCAAATAAAGTTGGCATTGCAACTATTTGTGGCATTGGAGGCATTGGGAAGACAACCATTGCTAAAGTTGTTTACAATCAAAACATCCCGAGTTTTGAAGGTTATAGTTTCCTTGCTGATGTTAGAGAAACAAGTCAAGATTGCAATGGTTTAGTCCGTTTGCAAAGACAACTTATTTCAGATATCCTTAAAGGAAAATCACATAAAATATACAATATAGATAATGGAATTAACAAGATTAAAGAAATTGTATGTTGTAGAAGAGTTCTTCTTGTTCTTGATGATGTTGATGAATtgggaaaaataagaaaattaatgggAACTCAAATTCCTTTTCATCCGGGAAGTAAAATCATCATAACTAGTAGAAACCGATGCCTATTGAATGCACATTTTATAAGCCAAATGTTTGATTTGGAAGCATCAACTAGTTGTGGAGGCTTAAGCAAGCTATTTGAAGTAAAAGAATTAGCTTCAAGTGAATCGCTACAACTTTTTAATTGGTATGCTTTTGGTCATAACTCTGTGCCTAAAAGTTCAATGGCATATGCAAGAAGTTTAGTGAAACACTGTGGTGGGCTTCCGTTAGCTCTTCAAGTTTTGGGCTCTTCATTATCTAGCAAAAGTGTGAGTTCTTGGAAAAGTGCATTGGAGAAATTGGAAGAAATCCCTGACAGCAAAATTCAAGAGATTCTAAGAATAAGCTATGATTCTTTGGAAGACGATCATGACAAAAATTTATTCCTTGACATAGTTTGTTTATTCATTGGGAAGGATAGAGATTACACGACTACAATTCTAGATGGTTGTGATTTCTATACAACAATTGGGATTGAAAATCTAGTAGGCAGGTCTCTCTTAATCATTAATGAAAAAAACAAGCTAATGATGCACCAAATGATTAGAGATATGGGACAAGAAATTATTCGTCAAGAATCTTCTGATATTGGGAAACGAAGCAGATTGTGGCATAAGAACGCGTTTGATGTAATAAGAGAAAAAATT GGTTCCAGAACAGTTAAGTGCCTCACACTTGACCTAAAAGGATTGCTAGAAGACAAGGCTAAAAGGACAAATACAACTCTACATTTTCCAAAGCATTCCAAAAGTCAGTTTCTCATGTCAAATGATGTTGATATGGAAACTCAAGCATTTGCAAAGATGAAGAGACTTAAACTGCTTCAACTGGATTATGTAAGACTTAAAGGAGACTTCAAAGACTTTCCCAAAAGATTAAGATGGTTACGTTGGCGTGGGTTTTGTATGCAATCTTTTCCGGTGGATTTTGATATGAATGAAATAGTTGTTCTCGACATGCGCAACAGTAAACTTAAACAAGTTTGGAAGGATACAGAG TGCCTCCCAAATTTAAAGATCCTTAATCTCAACCATTCACATAGCCTTCTTAAAACCCCAAGCTTTTCAGGACTCCCTAGCCTTGAGAAGTTGATGCTCAAAGATTGCATAAATTTGGTGGAAGTTGATCAATCCATTGGTGAGCTAAAGCTGCTTACTTTCTTGAACCTTAAAGATTGCACAAGTCTTAGGCATCTTCCAAGGACAATTGGTTCATTAATATCACTTGAACAGCTTATCTTATCTGGTTGTTCAAGACTTGATGATGTTCCTAGGGAGTTGCATAATATGGAATCATTGAAGGTGCTTAATTTAGATGAAACTGCCATATATCAATCAAGATTGGGGTTGCATTGGCTCTTACTGAAAAGAAGCAAAGGATTGGGTTTCTCTTGGGCATCTCTACCGAGCTCTTTGGTAAAGTTAAGCCTTGAAAGTTGCAAATTATCTAATGATGTCATGCCCAATGATCTTTGTAACTTGGCTTCCTTGAAATCCTTAAATTTAAGTAGAAACCCAATTCATTACCTACCCGAAAGCTTAAAAAACCTTACAAAACTTGAAGAACTTCTATTGACTTCTTGCACTGAACTCCAAATGATCCCAAAGCTTCCGGTCTTGCTCAATGTTTCAGAGTGCAAGTTTATTTTTGGAGACAATTCTCCATTTCGAGGATCTGGGATAAATAATGTTCCATGCTTCTTTTCTTCCACACGATGTGTTATTTTTGGATGTGAAAAATTGACTGAGGTTGAAGATCTATTCAAGTTGGAaccaattgaaaactttgaagcaGAAGAGATTAGAAGATTATTCAACGTAGATTCCATTAACGGAAATCGACTGCAACTTTATAGCTACCTAACAGACAGCATAATGCTAGCTACCCCACAG GTCTTGCAAGAACGTGGTATAACAAGCACATTTGTTGTAGGAAGTGAAATTCCGATTGGGTTTAAGCATGGCACTAACGAGCAtcgaatctctttttttttgccAACACCAGCTCATCCAGATGAAAAGATCCATTGGTTCAGCTTATGCATTGTTTTCTCTTTAGCTAGTGATCAAATGTCGGAGTTTCTACCATGTGTCCACATTTTCAATGAGACCAAAACGATCATGCTGAGATATCGCTCAAGTTTCATTGGAATTCCTCAGACTAACGATAAGACAATGTTGTGGTTGATTCATTGGCCAGTAACGGACTTTCAGTTTGAAGGTGGTGACCTTGTGAGTTGCATGGTAGTGCCTATTCATCTCAGCATAAGAAAATTTGGCGTTACTTATGAATCAAAACACAACATTAAATATGAATATGGCTTTTCGCACTTATCTACAG GAGATGAAGTTTCCACAAGACATATCAAGATGGACCAAACTAAACACTTGCTCAGTTTGGAATCTTATGGAAATGCTAAAGTGCAATTTTGCAGTTATATAGAAGAATCAAAAATGGTTGCTTCCCCACAG GTATTATATGATTACGGTATAATTACAACATTTGATCCAGTGCCATTTGATTACAGTGGTTATTACTATGGCCATCAAGCTGGCAAGACTGAGGTTTCAATATCAGTGCCCCCAAACTCTAGTCAAAACATAAGTTGCTTCTTAAATTCGATTATCATTTTTTCTGCcaagaatgataaaacatatgGATTTTTACCATGCCTTGAAATTGTGAACGAGACAAAAGGTACAAAGTGGACCTACTCCAAACATTTCATGGGAATTCCTGAAACTAAGAATACCTTATACTGGACGACTTGTTGGAACTTTAGGGGTGATGAATTAGAAGCTGGTGATCATGTTAGTCTTCGAGTTCTTTCAGATTTATCTGTGCTAGAATTTGGTATTGACCTTGTATACGATTATGAGCTAGACGACAACCCAAATATTTTCAATCAATTGCCATGGATGAGTAAATGTTTTAAGTATCTTCTCGggatttttgtttatatttcgTCGAAATCCCAAAAAGACTTGTATAGGTTGCAAAGTTTAGTCAAATGTTGA
- the LOC107932334 gene encoding disease resistance protein TAO1 isoform X2, producing the protein MTQINQWLEQDGANKVGIATICGIGGIGKTTIAKVVYNQNIPSFEGYSFLADVRETSQDCNGLVRLQRQLISDILKGKSHKIYNIDNGINKIKEIVCCRRVLLVLDDVDELGKIRKLMGTQIPFHPGSKIIITSRNRCLLNAHFISQMFDLEASTSCGGLSKLFEVKELASSESLQLFNWYAFGHNSVPKSSMAYARSLVKHCGGLPLALQVLGSSLSSKSVSSWKSALEKLEEIPDSKIQEILRISYDSLEDDHDKNLFLDIVCLFIGKDRDYTTTILDGCDFYTTIGIENLVGRSLLIINEKNKLMMHQMIRDMGQEIIRQESSDIGKRSRLWHKNAFDVIREKIGSRTVKCLTLDLKGLLEDKAKRTNTTLHFPKHSKSQFLMSNDVDMETQAFAKMKRLKLLQLDYVRLKGDFKDFPKRLRWLRWRGFCMQSFPVDFDMNEIVVLDMRNSKLKQVWKDTECLPNLKILNLNHSHSLLKTPSFSGLPSLEKLMLKDCINLVEVDQSIGELKLLTFLNLKDCTSLRHLPRTIGSLISLEQLILSGCSRLDDVPRELHNMESLKVLNLDETAIYQSRLGLHWLLLKRSKGLGFSWASLPSSLVKLSLESCKLSNDVMPNDLCNLASLKSLNLSRNPIHYLPESLKNLTKLEELLLTSCTELQMIPKLPVLLNVSECKFIFGDNSPFRGSGINNVPCFFSSTRCVIFGCEKLTEVEDLFKLEPIENFEAEEIRRLFNVDSINGNRLQLYSYLTDSIMLATPQVLQERGITSTFVVGSEIPIGFKHGTNEHRISFFLPTPAHPDEKIHWFSLCIVFSLASDQMSEFLPCVHIFNETKTIMLRYRSSFIGIPQTNDKTMLWLIHWPVTDFQFEGGDLVSCMVVPIHLSIRKFGVTYESKHNIKYEYGFSHLSTGDEVSTRHIKMDQTKHLLSLESYGNAKVQFCSYIEESKMVASPQVLYDYGIITTFDPVPFDYSGYYYGHQAGKTEVSISVPPNSSQNISCFLNSIIIFSAKNDKTYGFLPCLEIVNETKGTKWTYSKHFMGIPETKNTLYWTTCWNFRGDELEAGDHVSLRVLSDLSVLEFGIDLVYDYELDDNPNIFNQLPWMSKCFKYLLGIFVYISSKSQKDLYRLQSLVKC; encoded by the exons ATGACACAAATTAATCAATGGTTAGAACAAGATGGAGCAAATAAAGTTGGCATTGCAACTATTTGTGGCATTGGAGGCATTGGGAAGACAACCATTGCTAAAGTTGTTTACAATCAAAACATCCCGAGTTTTGAAGGTTATAGTTTCCTTGCTGATGTTAGAGAAACAAGTCAAGATTGCAATGGTTTAGTCCGTTTGCAAAGACAACTTATTTCAGATATCCTTAAAGGAAAATCACATAAAATATACAATATAGATAATGGAATTAACAAGATTAAAGAAATTGTATGTTGTAGAAGAGTTCTTCTTGTTCTTGATGATGTTGATGAATtgggaaaaataagaaaattaatgggAACTCAAATTCCTTTTCATCCGGGAAGTAAAATCATCATAACTAGTAGAAACCGATGCCTATTGAATGCACATTTTATAAGCCAAATGTTTGATTTGGAAGCATCAACTAGTTGTGGAGGCTTAAGCAAGCTATTTGAAGTAAAAGAATTAGCTTCAAGTGAATCGCTACAACTTTTTAATTGGTATGCTTTTGGTCATAACTCTGTGCCTAAAAGTTCAATGGCATATGCAAGAAGTTTAGTGAAACACTGTGGTGGGCTTCCGTTAGCTCTTCAAGTTTTGGGCTCTTCATTATCTAGCAAAAGTGTGAGTTCTTGGAAAAGTGCATTGGAGAAATTGGAAGAAATCCCTGACAGCAAAATTCAAGAGATTCTAAGAATAAGCTATGATTCTTTGGAAGACGATCATGACAAAAATTTATTCCTTGACATAGTTTGTTTATTCATTGGGAAGGATAGAGATTACACGACTACAATTCTAGATGGTTGTGATTTCTATACAACAATTGGGATTGAAAATCTAGTAGGCAGGTCTCTCTTAATCATTAATGAAAAAAACAAGCTAATGATGCACCAAATGATTAGAGATATGGGACAAGAAATTATTCGTCAAGAATCTTCTGATATTGGGAAACGAAGCAGATTGTGGCATAAGAACGCGTTTGATGTAATAAGAGAAAAAATT GGTTCCAGAACAGTTAAGTGCCTCACACTTGACCTAAAAGGATTGCTAGAAGACAAGGCTAAAAGGACAAATACAACTCTACATTTTCCAAAGCATTCCAAAAGTCAGTTTCTCATGTCAAATGATGTTGATATGGAAACTCAAGCATTTGCAAAGATGAAGAGACTTAAACTGCTTCAACTGGATTATGTAAGACTTAAAGGAGACTTCAAAGACTTTCCCAAAAGATTAAGATGGTTACGTTGGCGTGGGTTTTGTATGCAATCTTTTCCGGTGGATTTTGATATGAATGAAATAGTTGTTCTCGACATGCGCAACAGTAAACTTAAACAAGTTTGGAAGGATACAGAG TGCCTCCCAAATTTAAAGATCCTTAATCTCAACCATTCACATAGCCTTCTTAAAACCCCAAGCTTTTCAGGACTCCCTAGCCTTGAGAAGTTGATGCTCAAAGATTGCATAAATTTGGTGGAAGTTGATCAATCCATTGGTGAGCTAAAGCTGCTTACTTTCTTGAACCTTAAAGATTGCACAAGTCTTAGGCATCTTCCAAGGACAATTGGTTCATTAATATCACTTGAACAGCTTATCTTATCTGGTTGTTCAAGACTTGATGATGTTCCTAGGGAGTTGCATAATATGGAATCATTGAAGGTGCTTAATTTAGATGAAACTGCCATATATCAATCAAGATTGGGGTTGCATTGGCTCTTACTGAAAAGAAGCAAAGGATTGGGTTTCTCTTGGGCATCTCTACCGAGCTCTTTGGTAAAGTTAAGCCTTGAAAGTTGCAAATTATCTAATGATGTCATGCCCAATGATCTTTGTAACTTGGCTTCCTTGAAATCCTTAAATTTAAGTAGAAACCCAATTCATTACCTACCCGAAAGCTTAAAAAACCTTACAAAACTTGAAGAACTTCTATTGACTTCTTGCACTGAACTCCAAATGATCCCAAAGCTTCCGGTCTTGCTCAATGTTTCAGAGTGCAAGTTTATTTTTGGAGACAATTCTCCATTTCGAGGATCTGGGATAAATAATGTTCCATGCTTCTTTTCTTCCACACGATGTGTTATTTTTGGATGTGAAAAATTGACTGAGGTTGAAGATCTATTCAAGTTGGAaccaattgaaaactttgaagcaGAAGAGATTAGAAGATTATTCAACGTAGATTCCATTAACGGAAATCGACTGCAACTTTATAGCTACCTAACAGACAGCATAATGCTAGCTACCCCACAG GTCTTGCAAGAACGTGGTATAACAAGCACATTTGTTGTAGGAAGTGAAATTCCGATTGGGTTTAAGCATGGCACTAACGAGCAtcgaatctctttttttttgccAACACCAGCTCATCCAGATGAAAAGATCCATTGGTTCAGCTTATGCATTGTTTTCTCTTTAGCTAGTGATCAAATGTCGGAGTTTCTACCATGTGTCCACATTTTCAATGAGACCAAAACGATCATGCTGAGATATCGCTCAAGTTTCATTGGAATTCCTCAGACTAACGATAAGACAATGTTGTGGTTGATTCATTGGCCAGTAACGGACTTTCAGTTTGAAGGTGGTGACCTTGTGAGTTGCATGGTAGTGCCTATTCATCTCAGCATAAGAAAATTTGGCGTTACTTATGAATCAAAACACAACATTAAATATGAATATGGCTTTTCGCACTTATCTACAG GAGATGAAGTTTCCACAAGACATATCAAGATGGACCAAACTAAACACTTGCTCAGTTTGGAATCTTATGGAAATGCTAAAGTGCAATTTTGCAGTTATATAGAAGAATCAAAAATGGTTGCTTCCCCACAG GTATTATATGATTACGGTATAATTACAACATTTGATCCAGTGCCATTTGATTACAGTGGTTATTACTATGGCCATCAAGCTGGCAAGACTGAGGTTTCAATATCAGTGCCCCCAAACTCTAGTCAAAACATAAGTTGCTTCTTAAATTCGATTATCATTTTTTCTGCcaagaatgataaaacatatgGATTTTTACCATGCCTTGAAATTGTGAACGAGACAAAAGGTACAAAGTGGACCTACTCCAAACATTTCATGGGAATTCCTGAAACTAAGAATACCTTATACTGGACGACTTGTTGGAACTTTAGGGGTGATGAATTAGAAGCTGGTGATCATGTTAGTCTTCGAGTTCTTTCAGATTTATCTGTGCTAGAATTTGGTATTGACCTTGTATACGATTATGAGCTAGACGACAACCCAAATATTTTCAATCAATTGCCATGGATGAGTAAATGTTTTAAGTATCTTCTCGggatttttgtttatatttcgTCGAAATCCCAAAAAGACTTGTATAGGTTGCAAAGTTTAGTCAAATGTTGA